The DNA segment ATCATCGTTTTCTTCAAGAGTTTTTATTAAATCAACTGGAAATTTACTATTTAATCTTGATAATTTTTTAACACTTTCAATTACAACTTCAACTAATGATTTAATAGCTTCATTTGAGAATGGTTCATTTTCTATTTTTTCAACTGCAGCAAAAAGTGGTCTTGATTCATTAAAATCAATAATTTTCCCTTTTGCCAATCCTTGAAAAAGTACTTTTATTTTACCATCAGGTAAAGATACTTTTCTCATAATATTTCCAATAACTCCAATATCGTAAAAAGAATCTTTTTCTCTATTTTTTTCATTTGCAGTTTTTGAAACTGAAACAATTACAAGTTTATTAAACTCTATTGCATTTTCAACTGCTTTAATATTTTGCTCATCGCTTAAAAAAATTGGAGCTATCATAAAAGGATATAGAAATAATTCATCTTCTATAATTAATGGTATTGTTTGTGGAAAATCTTCATAATTTTCTAATTGCATATTTTATTAACTCCTAAAAAGTATTCATATTTCTTAAATTAAAATGTATAAATTTTTATTCAAATAATGATCTATAAAATGGTACATCTACCATTTGTATTTCTTTTTCATCAACCCAAGATTCTTCTACTTTTTGTTGATAAACTTTTGCTGCTTCTGGTTTTCCTCTTCTATCATAAAGCTGTGAAATTTCTTTATCAATTGAAGCTTTTGCCATATAAATTCTTGCATTAATTGTATCTACTAAAGGCATGTATGGTGAATTTTTATATTTGTTTTTAAATTCTTCAATTTGAACAATAGTATCATCTAAAAGTTGTTGATTTCTATGTTGATTTTTGAATCCCATAAAATTTGCTTTTATTTTTAGATATCTTACATAATCAATGTCTTTACTCAAACTAAATCTTTTAATATACTCATCTAAGTAGAAATTTGCTAAAGCATACTCTTCTTCATCCATGTGTGCATTTACTAAAATTAAAAGTGCTGTTGGAATATATGGTGAGTTTCTATGCTCACTTTCAAGTGATGTATAGGTATCATCTGCCTCATCTAAATCATTCATTCCAATTTGTTGCATCATTTTATTATACCAATATAGTGCCGGTTTATTGTACTCTTGTTCACTCTTTGAAGAACAAGCACTAAATACAAATATTGCACAAACTGCCAATAATAAATTTTTAAACTTAAGATTTCTTACCATTATTTCATCCTTATTTTGTATAAAAGCATTATATTATCGAAAAATTACTTTATCGAAAGATTATTCTATAATTTTTGATATAATTAAAAAAATTTAACTGAGGTATATTATGAAACTAACAATTATTGGAAATGGTGTTATGGCACAATCTTTAGCCATGGGATTAATAAAAAGCTATGAAGTAGAAATGATAGGAAGGGACATAAATAAATTAAAAGCCATAAAAGAAAAGATGCCTCAAATTGAGATAAAACAACTAGAAGATAAAGAGGATATAAATGGGAAAAACATAATTTTTTGTGTAAAACCTTTTGCTCTTGAAAGCGTATCTGTTAGACTTGTTGGAACTGCAAATATTTTGATATCTATACTAGCTGGAACTAGATTGGATTATTTAAGAAAACAAGTAAAAGCAAAAAATTATGTAAGGGCTATGCCAAATATTGCTGCTAGTGTACTACAATCTATGACAACAGTTACAGGAGATTTAGAATCAAAAGATATCGCTATGAAAATATTTGCAACAATTGGACAATCTGTTTGGGTTCATACAGAATATCAACTAGATATAGCTACAGCTGTTGCTGGAAGCGGGCCTGCTTTTTTAGCTTTAGTTGCTGAAGCTTTAGCTGATGGTGCGGTTAAAGCTGGATTAGATAGACATTTAAGTACTCAATTAGTTCAGGGATTATTTGTAGGAACTGCTTCATTACTAAAACACTCTCATCCATCATTTATAAAAGATTCTGTTATGAGTCCAGGTGGAACAACAGCTTCTGGCTATTCTAAACTTGAAGAGTGTGGTGTTAGAAATGCTATGATATCAGCTGTTAATGAAGCTTATAACAAAGCTTGTGAACTTGCAAAAAAATAGTTTTACTTTAATTGAAACATTAATTAGCATAACTATTTTATCAGTTGTCGTGACTATATTTAATAAAATTAGTCACGATAATTTACGTGAAGATATATCCTATAATCTACTAAATGATTTGGAAAATATATTTGCTACAAAGAGTTACTCAAATTTACAAAAATCTTCTAAAACTATAAATATAATAAAAAATGAGACTTTAACAGAAAATTTAAATGTAAATGTTTACTCTTACAAAGATGAAAATATTTTTATTTTTAAATATGAAAAATAGTTTTTCCTTATTTGAATTACTTTTAACTTTAATTATTTCATCAACTATTATTATATTTTCAAGTAAATATCTAAAAGAGATTTATTTAGAAAATCAAAATATTCAAAATATAGAAATATCAAAAATCGATTTAAGAAGTACAAAAATATTTCTTGAAAAAAATATAAAAGATTTAGATAAGTTAACATTCACAAACAATAACTTATACTTTAAGAATTATATTTTGTTAGAAAAAGTAAATGAATTTAAATTAATAAAAAACTCTGATCATATTGAGATATTTATAAACTATGATAATAAAATAACTCAAATATGGAAAATCGTTTTATGAAAAAAGCATATACACTTCTTCTTACTATTTTGCTACTTACAATTTTTAGTTTTCTTTCTATTCAAATTTTACAAACAAAAGCAATAAAAAGTGAAAATATAAAAAATCAATTTTTGTATATTCAAGCAAAAAACCATCTAATTTTTCTAGAAGAATATGTTAAAAGTATAGATTTAAAAGATATTGAATCAATAAAAATAGAAGATAATTTGTTTGATATAAAAGCTATTAAATCAAAAGATTTAAAGCATATAAATTTATATGTAAAATCTTTTGATTACAATGTTAGAGTTACTAAAATTATTAATATAGAATAGATTTATAAAATAACGTCTAAAACTTTTTTTGCTAATTTCAAGGCTCTATTTCTGTGAGAAAACTCTTGTTTAACTTCAAAATCAAGTTCTCCTAAAGTTTTAGAAAATCCTTTTGGAATAAACATAGGATCATACCCAAAACCATTTGTTCCCAACTCTTTATTTATAACATCTCCATACATAAAACCATGTACACTATAAACTTCATTTTTATAAACAATAGCTATACATGCTGTGTAAAAAGCTGGTGTAATTTCTAAATTCAATCTATTTAGTTCTTGAATTAATTTTTGATTATTATCTTTATCCGTAGCATTTATTCCCGCATATCTAGCAGAATAAACTCCTGGTTCATTATTTAGAACTGGAACACTAATTCCAGAATCATCAGAAATTACAACACAATCTTTTATTCCTTTTTTTTCTAATTCATCAAAAATTGTTTGCGCCTTTTTTATTGCATTACCTTTAAAACTATCTTTATCCTCTTCAATTTCTAATTTTCCTAAAATTTCACTAAAAGCAACTACCTCATCGTTTGGTAAAAGTTTTTTAAATTCTTTGATTTTTCCTTGATTTGCACTAGCTATTACTATCTTCAAATTTTGCCTTTATATTAATGTTATTGATTTTCCTATATAATCCTTATAAAAATTATAATATATTTAGGATTATGTATGATTAAATCAGTTATGCCTTTGAGTTTTATTATTGCTCTTAGGTTTTTTGGACTTTTTATTGTTTTACCAGTTATTTCAGTTTATGCGTTAAGTCTTGAAGGATCAAATGCAACTTTAGTTGGAATTGTTGTTGGTGGGTATGCCTTAACTCAAGTTATTTTTCAAGTTCCTTTTGGAGTGATGAGTGATAAATTAGGAAGAAAAGGAACTATTATTATGGGTCTTTTTCTATTTGCTATTGGTTCTCTTATATGTGCTGTTGCAACAGATATCTATACTTTAATGCTTGGTCGTCTTTTACAAGGAGCTGGGGCTATTGGTGCTGTTGTAACTGCAATGATTAGTGATATTGTAAAAGAACATGAAAGACCAAAAGCTATGGCTTTAATGGGAATGTTTATTGGTCTTGCTTTTGCAATTGCTATGATAGCAGGTCCTCTTATTGGTGGATTTATTGGTGTTCCAGTTCTATTTTATATCACTATGATTTTAGCACTTGCATCTATTTATATACTTGTAAAAAAAGTTCCTAATCCTCCAAAAATAACTCACACTTACAATGAAAAACTGAGTTTTAAAGATGTTTTAGGAAATGCAAATATCAACAGAATGCACATAACAAACTTTTTACAAAAAGGTTTAATGACTTTTGCATTTTTAGTTATTCCAATAATTTTAACAAGAGATTATTCTTGGGAAAAAAGTGAACTTTGGTATGTATATTTACCATCTATGATTTTTGGTATTTTATCAATGGGACCTGCTGCAATTATTGCTGAAAAAAAAGGAAAATTTAGAGAAATATTAGCTCTTGGAATAGTATTCTTTATTCTATCTTATTTAATAATTGGATTTAGTGCTAGTGCTTTAGTATTTTCTATTGGAGTTGTTGTATTCTTTGTTGGATTTAATATGCATGAACCAATTATGCAATCATTAACTTCAAAATTTGCAAAAGTTCATCAAAGAGGAAGTGTTCTTGGAGTATTTAACTCTTTTGGTTATTTAGGAACATTTATTGGTGGAGTTTTAGGTGGAATTATGCTTGATAGTATTGATTTAAAAACATTTTCTATAATCATTGCTGTTGTTTGTATTTTATGGTTATTTTTAATTATATCTATGCCAAATCCTTCAAAAACAAAAACTTTATATCTAGATTTAAATGATTACAAGTTAAATACCACTGTTTTAAATGATAATACAAAAGTTGAAGAATGGTATATTAACAACAGTGAAAATGTTGTTGCTGTTAAATTTAATGAAAGTAATATTAGTGAAGATGAAATAAAATCACTTTTAAAATAAATTTTAAATAAATACTATAAAGGAGGAGAAGAGTGAAAAAGTTTTTTGTTATACAAGCAACTCTTTTTCTACTTTTTTCTCTATATTTAGATGCTCAAAAGAGTTTTAATGTCACTACTTCAGACTTAAATAGAATTGAGCAAAAATATGGTTCTTCTGCAAGAAAAAAACTTGAAGATTGGGATAATATGATTGAAAATGCAAAAAATGAATCATTAATAAATCAACTTCAAATGGTAAATGATTTTTTTAACAAAATTCCATATAAAACAGATATGTCACATTGGAAGAAAAAAGATTATTGGGCAACTCCTATTGAGTTTATGGGAACAAATGGTGGAGACTGTGAAGATTACGCAATTGCAAAATATTTCTCACTTATAAAACTAGGTATTCCTGATAGCAAACTCAGAATTACCTATGTATCTTATTCAAAAGCAAATAGCAATTATGACCAAGCTCATATGGTTCTATCTTACTACCACAAAGCTGGAGGAGAACCTGTAATTTTGGATAATATTAATAAAACTTTACAACCTGCCTCTAAAAGAAATGACTTAAAACCTGTTTATAGCTTTAATGCAAGTGGGTTATGGCAAGCTCAGACAAAAGGTGAAACTAGAGCTGGTGACAATAATCTTAAATCTTGGAAAGATTTAATGACTAGATTTTAATTAGGAGAAAAAAATGTCTTTATCAAAACAACTTTATCTAATAATATCATTGATATTTTTTATGATTTTTACAGGTAATTTTATAATTAGTATCAAAAATACAAAAGAGTATTTAGAAACTGAATCCATTTCAAAAGCACAAGATACGGCTACAACACTTGGTTTTAATCTAAAAACTTTAATAAATGATAAAAATAACCCCGAAATAGAAACAACAATAAATGCTGTTTCAAACAGTGGTTTTTATAAAGAAATTAGACTTGAAGATTCTCTTTTTACAATAAAAGAGAGTGACCTAGTAAAAGCTTCAAAAGATCTAGATAAGGGAATTTGGGAAGTATCAAATATTGTAATTGATTCAAATATTGGAATTTTAGAAACTTTAACTCAAAGTGATGATTTTATGCAAGAGCTAATTACTCTAAATGGTTCTGTACCAAATGAAGAAAATAAAAATATTGTTCCTAGTGAAGATGTTTATACTTTCATTCCTAATTTAAAAAACAAAGGTAAAACTTCTTTAGATATAAAATTTACAGCAACAAATCTAGAAAATAAAATAATAGAAACTAATGCTACTTTAGAACTGAATAAAGTTTTGGTTCAAGTAAATAGAGATATAAAATTTGATTCAGTACCTCAATGGTTTATAAATTTAATTCCTATTGATTTAGGAGAACAATATACAGAAATAAGTGATGGTTGGAGAACTAGTGCAGTTTTATTTGTGAGTGCAAATCCAGGAGAAGCTTACAATAAATTATATGCTCAAGCAAAAAGTTCAATTTTCTACTCAATTATTTCATTTATAATTTCTATTGTAATTTTATATCTATTTGTACAATATCTTTTAAAACCTCTAAAGATTTTAGAAAATTCTGCTTTGTCTATTGCTGAAGGAAAGTTTGTAAAAGTAAAAGCAACATCAAATACGACAGAATTAATAACTTTATCAAATGCATTTAATGATATGTCAAATAAAATTGAAGCAACAATTACTAGACTAAATACAAATATAGAAAATATGTCTAAAAAATTATCAACGGATGAGTTAACAGGGTTAGCGATAAGACAAACTTTTGAAACAGATATGAAGCAACTATTTATTGAAAAAGCAAAAGGTTATATTTTAACAATAAGAATTACTGATTTAGGTGGTTTTGCTAAATCACATACTTCAAATGAAGTAAATAATTTTATAAAAGAGTTTGCAAATATATTAGAAACAACAAAATTAAGCGATGATAAAAAAATATTTGC comes from the Aliarcobacter cibarius genome and includes:
- a CDS encoding prepilin-type N-terminal cleavage/methylation domain-containing protein, which encodes MQKNSFTLIETLISITILSVVVTIFNKISHDNLREDISYNLLNDLENIFATKSYSNLQKSSKTINIIKNETLTENLNVNVYSYKDENIFIFKYEK
- a CDS encoding pyrroline-5-carboxylate reductase, with the protein product MKLTIIGNGVMAQSLAMGLIKSYEVEMIGRDINKLKAIKEKMPQIEIKQLEDKEDINGKNIIFCVKPFALESVSVRLVGTANILISILAGTRLDYLRKQVKAKNYVRAMPNIAASVLQSMTTVTGDLESKDIAMKIFATIGQSVWVHTEYQLDIATAVAGSGPAFLALVAEALADGAVKAGLDRHLSTQLVQGLFVGTASLLKHSHPSFIKDSVMSPGGTTASGYSKLEECGVRNAMISAVNEAYNKACELAKK
- a CDS encoding EAL domain-containing protein; amino-acid sequence: MSLSKQLYLIISLIFFMIFTGNFIISIKNTKEYLETESISKAQDTATTLGFNLKTLINDKNNPEIETTINAVSNSGFYKEIRLEDSLFTIKESDLVKASKDLDKGIWEVSNIVIDSNIGILETLTQSDDFMQELITLNGSVPNEENKNIVPSEDVYTFIPNLKNKGKTSLDIKFTATNLENKIIETNATLELNKVLVQVNRDIKFDSVPQWFINLIPIDLGEQYTEISDGWRTSAVLFVSANPGEAYNKLYAQAKSSIFYSIISFIISIVILYLFVQYLLKPLKILENSALSIAEGKFVKVKATSNTTELITLSNAFNDMSNKIEATITRLNTNIENMSKKLSTDELTGLAIRQTFETDMKQLFIEKAKGYILTIRITDLGGFAKSHTSNEVNNFIKEFANILETTKLSDDKKIFAYRFFGSEFAIIAKDFSNEDIVKFANILKDKFEKLGDKFEKKDVAHIGAAIFNPFSTTSQILQSANQAYEKATIIGQNEIFISQENELVKDMESWRDFVTETIDNASFTVKFIGNFTRCNSDEIIMQEAFTSIKDKENNDIPIGTFVSIAEKYEKIVDFDKKVIQKVINYILINDVKYDIAINLSLESINNTAFIAWLEQKLSENKNIVSRLVFSVTAYAVAKDINKFKFFISQMKSLGAKVIIKRYETRFISLNDIKDLNLDYLRLAREYTNDVCIDFSKQSFIESIAEISNLLNIKVLAENVQKDEDFKYIKSLNLFAASR
- a CDS encoding transglutaminase-like cysteine peptidase yields the protein MKKFFVIQATLFLLFSLYLDAQKSFNVTTSDLNRIEQKYGSSARKKLEDWDNMIENAKNESLINQLQMVNDFFNKIPYKTDMSHWKKKDYWATPIEFMGTNGGDCEDYAIAKYFSLIKLGIPDSKLRITYVSYSKANSNYDQAHMVLSYYHKAGGEPVILDNINKTLQPASKRNDLKPVYSFNASGLWQAQTKGETRAGDNNLKSWKDLMTRF
- a CDS encoding non-canonical purine NTP pyrophosphatase yields the protein MKIVIASANQGKIKEFKKLLPNDEVVAFSEILGKLEIEEDKDSFKGNAIKKAQTIFDELEKKGIKDCVVISDDSGISVPVLNNEPGVYSARYAGINATDKDNNQKLIQELNRLNLEITPAFYTACIAIVYKNEVYSVHGFMYGDVINKELGTNGFGYDPMFIPKGFSKTLGELDFEVKQEFSHRNRALKLAKKVLDVIL
- a CDS encoding outer membrane protein assembly factor BamD, giving the protein MVRNLKFKNLLLAVCAIFVFSACSSKSEQEYNKPALYWYNKMMQQIGMNDLDEADDTYTSLESEHRNSPYIPTALLILVNAHMDEEEYALANFYLDEYIKRFSLSKDIDYVRYLKIKANFMGFKNQHRNQQLLDDTIVQIEEFKNKYKNSPYMPLVDTINARIYMAKASIDKEISQLYDRRGKPEAAKVYQQKVEESWVDEKEIQMVDVPFYRSLFE
- a CDS encoding MFS transporter: MIKSVMPLSFIIALRFFGLFIVLPVISVYALSLEGSNATLVGIVVGGYALTQVIFQVPFGVMSDKLGRKGTIIMGLFLFAIGSLICAVATDIYTLMLGRLLQGAGAIGAVVTAMISDIVKEHERPKAMALMGMFIGLAFAIAMIAGPLIGGFIGVPVLFYITMILALASIYILVKKVPNPPKITHTYNEKLSFKDVLGNANINRMHITNFLQKGLMTFAFLVIPIILTRDYSWEKSELWYVYLPSMIFGILSMGPAAIIAEKKGKFREILALGIVFFILSYLIIGFSASALVFSIGVVVFFVGFNMHEPIMQSLTSKFAKVHQRGSVLGVFNSFGYLGTFIGGVLGGIMLDSIDLKTFSIIIAVVCILWLFLIISMPNPSKTKTLYLDLNDYKLNTTVLNDNTKVEEWYINNSENVVAVKFNESNISEDEIKSLLK